The following are encoded together in the Halomonas halophila genome:
- a CDS encoding purine-cytosine permease family protein: protein MSDDMQASAAGETPAVGGEYERHPVPGQARMGFKSFLGMYAGEHTAGTELMIGPLFVLAGVAAFDVVMGLLIGNALAVLSWLLLTAPIATRVRLTLYYQLEKIAGRYTVILYNLANGLAFCFLAGAMITVSATAVGVWFGFPLPTLSDLMPNSVGWVLSVLGVGIVITLVAAYGYRFVSWFANIAAPWMVLIFLGFGIVSLKWFIDATGTGGGSPADLWALAETAIWTGVQVPGQPDFSIWHVIFFAWFANMAMHVGMSDLSVLRFARKSWYSIASAAGMYVGHFMAWLAASMLFAFQMYEAGLTSDSAMIAAAEAGQIPNPLPGPLADQALGVAGLICVIIAGWTTANPTIYRAGLAFQAVIPRVSRFKVTIGTGLLTTFVAMFPGVAMQLLGFVALYGLLLMPIGAVIFIDFWVLPKLGLKSFYAEYAGRRITYPVLGTWLITLAICLFLVKFAEIEIFFVALPGWFIAAALFIGLSLMAQRSSAHPASEGIRVAGSASPIATNASSKE from the coding sequence ATGAGTGACGACATGCAGGCGTCGGCGGCGGGGGAGACCCCCGCCGTCGGCGGCGAATACGAACGACATCCCGTCCCCGGCCAGGCGCGGATGGGCTTCAAGAGCTTTCTCGGCATGTACGCCGGCGAGCATACCGCCGGCACCGAGCTGATGATCGGGCCGCTGTTCGTGCTGGCGGGCGTGGCCGCCTTCGACGTGGTCATGGGGCTGCTGATCGGCAATGCCCTGGCGGTGCTGAGCTGGCTGCTGCTTACCGCACCCATCGCCACGCGAGTACGCCTGACGCTCTACTATCAGCTCGAGAAGATCGCCGGTCGCTATACCGTGATCCTCTACAACCTGGCCAACGGCCTGGCCTTCTGCTTCCTGGCCGGGGCCATGATCACGGTGTCCGCCACGGCCGTGGGGGTGTGGTTCGGCTTCCCGCTGCCGACGCTCTCGGATCTGATGCCCAACAGCGTCGGCTGGGTGCTGAGCGTGCTCGGTGTAGGCATCGTCATCACCCTGGTGGCCGCTTACGGCTATCGTTTCGTCTCCTGGTTCGCCAATATCGCCGCACCCTGGATGGTGCTGATCTTCCTGGGCTTCGGCATCGTCTCGCTGAAGTGGTTCATCGATGCCACGGGCACCGGGGGGGGATCTCCCGCCGACCTGTGGGCGCTGGCCGAGACGGCGATCTGGACCGGGGTGCAGGTGCCCGGGCAGCCGGATTTCTCGATCTGGCATGTGATCTTCTTCGCCTGGTTCGCCAACATGGCCATGCACGTCGGCATGTCCGACCTCTCGGTGCTGCGCTTCGCCCGCAAGAGCTGGTACAGCATCGCCTCGGCGGCGGGTATGTACGTCGGCCACTTCATGGCCTGGCTGGCCGCTTCCATGCTGTTCGCGTTCCAGATGTATGAGGCGGGGCTGACCTCCGACAGCGCCATGATCGCCGCGGCAGAGGCCGGGCAGATCCCCAATCCGTTGCCCGGGCCCCTGGCCGATCAGGCGTTGGGCGTTGCGGGACTGATCTGCGTGATCATCGCCGGTTGGACCACCGCCAACCCGACCATCTACCGCGCCGGGCTGGCCTTCCAGGCGGTGATTCCCCGGGTCTCCCGCTTCAAGGTGACCATCGGCACCGGCCTGTTGACCACCTTCGTGGCGATGTTCCCGGGCGTGGCGATGCAGCTGCTGGGGTTCGTGGCGCTCTATGGCCTGCTGCTGATGCCGATCGGCGCGGTGATCTTCATCGACTTCTGGGTGCTGCCGAAGCTGGGGCTCAAGAGCTTCTATGCCGAGTATGCCGGTCGCCGGATCACCTATCCGGTGCTAGGCACCTGGCTGATCACCCTGGCGATCTGCCTGTTCTTGGTGAAGTTCGCCGAGATCGAGATCTTCTTCGTCGCCCTGCCGGGCTGGTTCATCGCCGCGGCGCTGTTCATCGGCCTGAGCCTGATGGCTCAGCGATCGAGCGCTCACCCTGCCAGCGAGGGAATCCGGGTGGCCGGCAGCGCGTCTCCCATCGCCACGAACGCCTCGAGCAAGGAGTAA
- the rhmD gene encoding L-rhamnonate dehydratase — translation MSEVTIKQVRAYTVRGGGADYHDQAEGHWIDSQIATPMSKYPEYRMNRRSFGLNVLGTLVVELEASDGTTGFAVTTGGEIGAWIVEKHLTRFIEGQRVTDIEKIWDQMFNATLFYGRKGVVINTISCVDLALWDLLGKVRGEPVHQLLGGPVRDELTFYATGARPDLAKDMGFIGGKMPLVHGPAEGEEGLRRNLEHLAEMRSAVGDDFWLMYDCWMSLDVNYATRLAQGAREYGLKWIEEALPPDDYWGYAQLKRDVPKGMLVNTGEHEATRWGFRLLMEMDCCDVIQPDVGWCGGITELIKISALADAHNKLVVPHGSSVYSYHFVITRHNSPFAEFLMMAPKADEVVPMFNPLLLDEPVPENGRMAASKLDKPGFGVRLNPDCELARPYTH, via the coding sequence ATGAGCGAGGTCACCATCAAGCAGGTTCGCGCCTACACCGTTCGCGGTGGCGGGGCGGACTACCACGACCAGGCCGAGGGCCACTGGATCGACTCCCAGATCGCCACGCCGATGAGCAAGTATCCGGAGTACCGCATGAATCGCCGTAGCTTCGGCCTCAACGTGCTCGGCACCCTGGTGGTGGAGCTGGAGGCCAGCGACGGGACCACCGGCTTCGCGGTGACCACCGGCGGCGAGATCGGTGCCTGGATCGTCGAGAAGCACCTGACGCGCTTCATCGAGGGTCAGCGGGTCACCGACATCGAGAAGATCTGGGACCAGATGTTCAATGCCACGCTGTTCTACGGCCGCAAGGGGGTGGTGATCAACACCATCTCCTGCGTCGACTTGGCGCTGTGGGACCTGCTGGGCAAGGTGCGCGGCGAGCCGGTGCACCAGTTGCTGGGCGGCCCGGTGCGCGACGAGCTGACCTTCTATGCCACCGGGGCGCGGCCCGATCTGGCCAAGGACATGGGCTTCATCGGCGGCAAGATGCCGCTGGTCCATGGCCCCGCCGAGGGCGAGGAGGGGCTCCGCCGCAACCTCGAGCACCTGGCCGAGATGCGCAGCGCCGTGGGCGATGACTTCTGGCTGATGTACGACTGCTGGATGAGTCTCGATGTGAACTACGCGACCCGCCTGGCCCAGGGCGCCCGGGAGTACGGCCTGAAGTGGATCGAGGAGGCGCTGCCGCCCGATGACTACTGGGGCTATGCCCAGCTCAAGCGGGACGTGCCCAAGGGCATGCTGGTCAACACCGGCGAGCACGAGGCGACGCGTTGGGGCTTCCGGTTGCTGATGGAGATGGACTGCTGCGACGTCATCCAGCCCGACGTCGGCTGGTGCGGGGGCATCACCGAGCTGATCAAGATCTCGGCGCTGGCGGATGCCCACAACAAGCTGGTGGTGCCGCACGGCTCCTCGGTCTACAGCTACCACTTCGTGATCACCCGCCACAACAGCCCCTTCGCCGAGTTCCTGATGATGGCGCCCAAGGCGGACGAGGTGGTGCCGATGTTCAATCCGCTGCTGCTCGACGAGCCGGTGCCCGAGAACGGCCGAATGGCGGCCTCGAAGCTCGACAAGCCCGGCTTCGGCGTGCGCCTGAACCCCGACTGCGAGCTGGCGCGGCCCTACACCCACTGA
- a CDS encoding SDR family NAD(P)-dependent oxidoreductase produces the protein MLLNDKSVIITGASRGIGRAAALECARQGANVVIGYSGSASSRPAVEELIAEIEALGRRACAVGAPAGDPDTGDRLVEAAVEHFGGVDVFVNNAGICPFHAFLDMPKELYLETVNTNLNGAFFAVQAAANQMKRQGRGGAIIAVSSISALVGGGMQTHYTPTKAGLLSLMQSCAIALGPYGIRCNALLPGTIETDINKDDLADVEKREYMASRTPLGRLGRPDDLAGPIVFLASDMSQYVTGASLLVDGGMFVNLQ, from the coding sequence ATGCTGCTCAACGATAAATCCGTCATCATCACCGGCGCCTCACGTGGCATCGGGCGGGCCGCCGCCCTGGAGTGCGCCCGCCAGGGCGCCAACGTGGTCATCGGCTACAGCGGCAGCGCCTCCAGCCGTCCTGCCGTCGAGGAACTGATCGCCGAGATCGAGGCGCTGGGCCGCCGCGCCTGTGCCGTCGGTGCTCCGGCCGGCGATCCGGATACCGGCGACAGGCTCGTCGAGGCGGCGGTGGAGCACTTCGGCGGCGTCGACGTCTTCGTCAACAACGCCGGCATCTGCCCCTTCCACGCCTTTCTCGACATGCCGAAGGAACTCTACCTGGAGACGGTCAACACCAACCTCAACGGCGCCTTCTTCGCCGTTCAGGCGGCCGCCAACCAGATGAAGCGACAGGGGCGCGGTGGTGCGATCATCGCCGTGAGCTCGATCAGCGCCCTGGTGGGCGGCGGCATGCAGACGCATTACACGCCGACCAAGGCCGGCCTGCTGTCGCTGATGCAATCCTGCGCCATCGCCCTGGGGCCCTACGGCATCCGCTGCAACGCGCTGCTGCCCGGCACCATCGAGACCGACATCAACAAGGACGACCTGGCCGACGTCGAGAAGCGCGAGTACATGGCCAGCCGCACCCCGCTGGGGCGCCTGGGGCGCCCGGACGACTTGGCCGGGCCCATCGTCTTCCTGGCCTCCGACATGTCGCAGTACGTCACCGGCGCCTCGCTGCTGGTCGACGGCGGGATGTTCGTCAACCTGCAGTAA
- a CDS encoding HpcH/HpaI aldolase family protein, with protein sequence MQMPPNAFKAALTRADTQFGLWAGFGTGYAAEICATTGYDWLLIDGEHAPNSVPSVLAQLQAVAPYDTSPVVRTVSQDPALIKQLLDIGAQTLMVPMVESAEQAEALVRAMRYPPHGIRGVGGGLARATRWDGVADYLATAHEELCLIVQVESRLGVENAEAIAAVEGVDAVFVGPADLSINLGYPGDPGHPAVQEQIAHVIRVGQAAGKAVGILAPQEDDARHYASQGCRFIAVGIDISLLRQAAIANLGRYREQGEAAAPSRLY encoded by the coding sequence ATGCAGATGCCCCCCAACGCTTTCAAGGCCGCCCTGACCCGGGCGGACACCCAGTTCGGCCTGTGGGCCGGTTTCGGCACCGGCTATGCCGCCGAGATCTGTGCCACCACCGGCTACGACTGGCTGCTGATCGACGGCGAACATGCCCCCAACAGCGTGCCGTCCGTCCTCGCCCAGCTGCAGGCCGTGGCGCCCTATGACACGTCGCCGGTGGTGCGGACCGTCAGCCAGGATCCCGCGCTGATCAAGCAACTGCTCGACATCGGGGCCCAGACCCTGATGGTGCCGATGGTCGAGAGCGCCGAGCAGGCCGAGGCGCTGGTGCGCGCCATGCGCTACCCGCCCCACGGCATCCGCGGCGTCGGCGGCGGCCTGGCGCGGGCGACACGCTGGGACGGGGTCGCCGACTACCTGGCCACCGCCCACGAGGAGCTGTGCCTGATCGTCCAGGTGGAGTCGCGGCTCGGCGTCGAGAACGCCGAGGCGATCGCCGCCGTGGAGGGCGTCGACGCGGTGTTCGTCGGTCCCGCCGACCTGTCCATCAACCTCGGTTATCCCGGTGATCCGGGGCATCCGGCGGTGCAGGAGCAGATCGCCCATGTCATTCGCGTGGGCCAGGCCGCCGGCAAGGCGGTGGGCATCCTGGCGCCCCAGGAGGACGACGCTCGCCACTACGCCTCTCAGGGCTGTCGTTTCATCGCCGTGGGCATCGACATCAGCCTGCTGCGCCAGGCCGCCATCGCCAACCTGGGACGCTACCGGGAGCAGGGCGAGGCCGCTGCGCCTTCGCGCCTGTACTGA
- the rhaM gene encoding L-rhamnose mutarotase, with amino-acid sequence MPIHAFRMTLHPGQEAEYRRRHDALWPELAAALGDAGIEDYRIFLDAETHRLFAIMVLREDHRVESLQALPVMRRWWDYMADIMDTHEDNAPVSVPLDELFAFRPGDQ; translated from the coding sequence ATGCCGATCCACGCCTTTCGCATGACCCTGCATCCCGGCCAGGAAGCCGAGTACCGGCGTCGGCATGATGCCCTGTGGCCGGAGCTCGCCGCGGCGCTGGGCGACGCCGGCATCGAGGACTATCGCATCTTCCTCGATGCCGAGACGCACCGACTGTTCGCCATCATGGTGCTGCGCGAGGATCACCGTGTCGAGTCGCTGCAGGCGCTGCCGGTGATGCGCCGCTGGTGGGACTACATGGCCGACATCATGGACACTCATGAGGACAACGCCCCCGTCAGCGTGCCGCTCGACGAGCTGTTCGCGTTCCGGCCCGGAGACCAATGA
- a CDS encoding LysR family transcriptional regulator translates to MEGYQALLSRLRYKHLLLVATLGRLRNLHQTSAAMHMSQPAATRMLGEIEKVFGCRLFERTARGMTPTTVGEMLIDFADNALTRLDRCAEEIHRYQLGGRGQLTVGTIMGAAPDLVAQAVIQLKRERPMLQIRLMGETSDQLVELLEQGKIDIAIARYATSIQHNQFDFEPLGNETLVTVVRRDHPLCQAPLPPLAQLLEEWPWLLQPMATPARQALEKEFESAGLVSPRDIIECGSIFAALQLVQQSDCLMVMAETVLRDHLDAGLITPLPLSLGRALAPFGLLTRKDTFQGEPVSGFCEILRRTAADWHRGSAV, encoded by the coding sequence ATGGAGGGCTATCAGGCGCTATTGAGCCGCCTGCGCTACAAACACCTGCTGCTGGTGGCGACGCTGGGGCGGTTGCGCAACCTGCACCAGACCTCGGCGGCCATGCACATGTCGCAGCCGGCGGCCACGCGCATGCTGGGAGAGATCGAGAAGGTGTTCGGCTGCCGGCTGTTCGAGCGCACCGCGCGCGGCATGACGCCCACCACCGTGGGCGAGATGCTCATCGACTTCGCCGACAATGCCCTGACCCGCCTCGACCGCTGCGCCGAGGAGATCCACCGCTACCAGCTCGGCGGCCGCGGCCAGTTGACCGTGGGCACCATCATGGGCGCGGCCCCCGATCTGGTCGCCCAGGCGGTGATCCAGCTGAAGCGCGAGCGCCCGATGCTGCAGATCCGCCTGATGGGCGAGACCAGCGACCAGCTCGTCGAGCTGCTCGAACAGGGCAAGATCGACATCGCCATCGCCCGCTACGCTACCTCTATCCAGCACAACCAGTTCGACTTCGAACCGCTGGGTAACGAGACCCTGGTCACCGTGGTGCGTCGCGATCATCCGCTGTGCCAAGCACCGCTGCCGCCGCTGGCACAACTGCTGGAGGAATGGCCCTGGCTATTGCAGCCCATGGCCACGCCGGCCCGCCAGGCGCTGGAGAAGGAGTTCGAGTCGGCGGGGCTGGTCTCGCCCCGCGACATCATCGAGTGCGGCTCGATCTTCGCCGCCCTGCAGCTGGTGCAGCAGAGCGACTGCCTGATGGTGATGGCGGAAACCGTGCTGCGCGACCACCTCGATGCAGGCCTGATCACCCCCCTGCCGCTGTCGTTGGGACGCGCCCTGGCCCCCTTCGGCCTACTGACCCGCAAGGATACGTTCCAGGGCGAGCCAGTCAGTGGCTTCTGCGAGATCCTGCGCCGCACCGCCGCCGACTGGCATCGCGGATCAGCGGTCTGA
- a CDS encoding amidohydrolase family protein, whose protein sequence is MQVIDPHVHFWDLAQGNQPWLEHPSPNLLGDYSPMARDYGLRELLADAGDIELLGAVHVEADAVDPLAETRWLAGLADEGTAPGLPNALVVGADLSRPDAGERLAAQCLASERVRGVRQILNVHADPLYDYVGRHYMGESTWRDNFALLARHELSFDLQLYPSQMPQAARLAETHPEIPLVINHAGMYVDRHGVAGWREWRDGLRRLAEHDHVSLKLSGFGMLDHHWTEGSIRPLILEALDAFGVERCMFASNFPVDGLYARYPAIWRAYAEIVADGSPDEKRALFVDNARRLYRL, encoded by the coding sequence ATGCAAGTGATCGACCCCCATGTGCACTTCTGGGACCTCGCCCAGGGCAACCAGCCCTGGCTCGAGCATCCGTCTCCCAACCTGCTCGGTGACTACTCGCCCATGGCCCGTGACTATGGCCTGCGGGAGCTGCTGGCCGACGCCGGCGACATCGAGCTGCTCGGCGCCGTTCACGTCGAGGCCGATGCCGTCGATCCGCTGGCCGAGACCCGCTGGCTGGCCGGGCTGGCCGACGAGGGCACCGCGCCGGGGCTGCCCAACGCCCTGGTGGTGGGGGCCGACCTGTCCCGGCCGGACGCCGGCGAACGGCTCGCGGCCCAGTGTCTGGCGTCCGAGCGGGTGCGCGGCGTGCGCCAGATCCTCAACGTCCATGCCGACCCGCTGTATGACTATGTTGGCCGCCACTATATGGGCGAGTCGACCTGGCGCGACAACTTCGCCCTGCTGGCGCGTCATGAGCTGTCCTTCGACCTGCAGCTCTACCCGTCGCAGATGCCGCAGGCGGCGCGCCTGGCCGAAACCCATCCCGAGATCCCGCTGGTGATCAATCATGCCGGCATGTACGTGGATCGCCATGGAGTGGCCGGCTGGCGCGAGTGGCGCGACGGCCTGCGCCGGCTGGCTGAGCACGATCACGTCAGTCTCAAGCTCAGCGGTTTCGGCATGCTCGATCACCACTGGACGGAGGGCAGCATCCGCCCGCTGATCCTCGAGGCGCTCGATGCCTTCGGGGTGGAGCGCTGCATGTTCGCTTCCAACTTTCCGGTGGACGGCCTCTATGCCCGCTATCCGGCGATCTGGCGGGCCTATGCCGAGATCGTCGCCGATGGCTCGCCGGACGAGAAGCGGGCCCTGTTCGTGGACAACGCCCGACGCCTCTATCGCCTGTAG
- a CDS encoding L,D-transpeptidase family protein, with product MIMLVALLPITANAETASEADADAVDESAAPASLLDERLEAASPRLARFYALHGGLPVWQDRAAVTTLVELLEALEGDGLDPADYRPERLAREAEAALDPAASEAARVRFDLDASRTLLDALTQLQRGRLDPRDVYPDWEIPVAPPRLDLVGIERAIADGDVETALALARPEGEEYAGLKRALTRYRHIAGLGGWPMLPARQAPLRPGHVDEDVALLRRRLAMIGELEVMAADVTHYLPNHPDIALESPGQHRYDDTLAAAVRRFQRRHMLAEDGVIGPNTRAALNVPARVRIEALRANLERARWLSGERSGWRLEVDLAGQRLDYHRPNGERWGARVIVGQPGRASPVLRSEITYLTLNPTWTVPPTIMREDVLPAVRRDLDYLAEHDMEAIDPQGRRLDPEAIDWQRPGAVMLRQRAGPRNPLGRLVLRFPNDHLVYLHDTPARGLFHRPQRALSSGCIRVEGVADLTRLLIADSRSAIDLGGLLATGETRNVSLARPVPLALHYRTAQGDASGLASFRPDIYDRDPALIAALAGPPTARRVVDPSDR from the coding sequence ATGATCATGCTGGTGGCGTTGTTGCCGATCACGGCGAACGCGGAGACGGCGTCGGAGGCTGACGCCGATGCCGTCGACGAGTCGGCCGCCCCGGCGTCTCTACTGGACGAGCGTCTCGAAGCGGCTTCGCCGCGGCTGGCGCGTTTCTATGCGCTGCACGGCGGGCTGCCAGTCTGGCAAGATCGTGCGGCGGTGACCACCCTGGTCGAGCTGCTCGAGGCCCTGGAGGGCGACGGTCTCGACCCCGCCGACTACCGCCCCGAGCGCCTGGCGCGCGAGGCCGAGGCCGCGCTCGACCCGGCGGCCTCGGAGGCTGCCCGGGTGCGCTTCGATCTGGACGCCAGCCGCACCCTGCTCGACGCCCTGACCCAGCTGCAGCGTGGGCGCCTCGACCCGCGCGATGTCTACCCCGACTGGGAGATTCCGGTGGCCCCGCCGCGCCTGGACCTGGTCGGCATCGAACGGGCCATCGCCGATGGCGACGTGGAGACGGCGCTGGCCCTGGCGCGCCCCGAAGGGGAGGAGTACGCCGGCCTCAAGCGGGCGCTGACGCGCTATCGCCATATCGCCGGGCTGGGCGGCTGGCCGATGCTGCCGGCGCGCCAGGCGCCGCTGCGTCCGGGCCACGTCGACGAGGACGTGGCCCTGCTGCGCCGACGCCTGGCGATGATCGGCGAGCTCGAGGTGATGGCCGCCGATGTCACGCACTATCTGCCCAACCATCCCGACATCGCCCTGGAGTCGCCGGGCCAGCATCGCTACGACGATACCCTGGCGGCGGCGGTGAGGCGTTTCCAGCGCCGGCACATGCTGGCGGAGGACGGCGTGATCGGGCCGAATACCCGGGCGGCGCTCAACGTGCCGGCCCGGGTGCGGATCGAGGCCCTGCGTGCCAATCTGGAGCGGGCCCGCTGGCTCTCCGGCGAGCGCTCCGGGTGGCGGCTGGAGGTCGATCTGGCCGGACAGCGTCTCGACTACCATCGCCCGAATGGCGAGCGCTGGGGCGCGCGGGTCATCGTCGGCCAGCCCGGCCGCGCCTCGCCGGTGCTGCGCTCCGAGATCACCTACCTGACCCTGAACCCCACCTGGACGGTGCCACCGACCATCATGCGCGAGGACGTGCTGCCCGCGGTGCGTCGGGACCTCGACTATCTGGCCGAGCACGACATGGAGGCGATCGATCCGCAGGGCCGACGCCTGGACCCCGAGGCCATCGACTGGCAGCGGCCGGGCGCGGTGATGCTGCGCCAGCGCGCCGGCCCGCGCAACCCGCTCGGACGGCTGGTGCTGCGTTTCCCCAACGACCATCTGGTCTATCTGCACGATACGCCGGCCCGGGGGCTCTTCCATCGCCCGCAGCGGGCGCTGAGCTCCGGCTGCATCCGCGTGGAAGGCGTCGCCGACCTGACCCGGCTGCTGATCGCCGACAGCCGCTCCGCGATCGACCTTGGCGGGCTGCTCGCCACCGGCGAGACCCGCAATGTCTCCCTGGCCCGGCCGGTGCCGCTGGCCCTCCACTACCGGACCGCCCAGGGCGACGCGAGCGGCCTGGCGAGCTTCCGGCCGGACATCTACGATCGCGACCCGGCGCTGATCGCCGCTCTGGCCGGGCCGCCGACGGCACGGCGAGTCGTCGATCCGTCAGACCGCTGA
- the aldA gene encoding aldehyde dehydrogenase — protein MSSQQPVYQNYINGTFESASEHLEVLNPATGETLSRVPESRGEDVERALAAARGAQKAWAARPAVERAAYLRQIAAKIREDVPRLARIITQEQGKVTALAETEVNFTADYLDYMAEWARRIEGEIIESDRPNENIFLFRKPLGVVAGILPWNFPFFLIARKMAPALVTGNTIVIKPSEETPNNCFEFARLLDTVGLPAGVFNVVSGSGATTGNALTASPEVDMISFTGSVTTGSRIMTSAADNITKLNLELGGKAPAIVLDDADIGQAVRAIRGSRIINSGQVCNCAERVYVQRGVADEFIERMAKAMGATTYGDPLAQPDVEMGPLINQAGLDKVGAMVKTALADGAELVTGGGLGDQPRGYHYQPTVLTGCRQDMQIMRQEVFGPVLPIQVVEDMDEAIALANDSDYGLTSSIYTRNLASAMRACREIDYGETYINRENFEAMQGFHAGVRKSGIGGADGKHGLYEYTHSHVVYLET, from the coding sequence ATGTCCAGCCAGCAACCGGTCTACCAGAACTACATCAACGGCACCTTCGAGTCGGCCAGCGAGCACCTCGAGGTCCTCAACCCCGCGACCGGCGAGACGCTGTCGCGGGTACCCGAGTCGCGCGGTGAGGACGTCGAGCGTGCCCTGGCCGCGGCCCGTGGCGCCCAGAAGGCCTGGGCGGCCAGGCCCGCCGTCGAGCGCGCCGCCTACCTGCGCCAGATCGCCGCGAAGATACGCGAGGACGTGCCGCGCCTGGCGCGCATCATCACCCAGGAGCAGGGCAAGGTCACGGCGCTGGCCGAGACCGAGGTCAACTTCACCGCCGACTACCTCGACTACATGGCCGAATGGGCGCGGCGCATCGAGGGCGAGATCATCGAGAGCGATCGCCCCAACGAGAACATCTTCCTGTTCCGCAAGCCGCTCGGCGTGGTGGCCGGCATCCTGCCCTGGAACTTCCCGTTCTTCCTCATCGCCCGCAAGATGGCGCCGGCGCTGGTGACCGGCAACACCATCGTCATCAAGCCCAGCGAGGAAACCCCCAACAACTGCTTCGAGTTCGCCAGGCTGCTCGACACGGTCGGCCTGCCGGCGGGGGTGTTCAACGTGGTCAGCGGCAGCGGTGCCACCACCGGCAATGCCCTGACCGCCAGCCCCGAGGTCGACATGATCAGCTTCACCGGCAGCGTCACCACCGGTTCGCGGATCATGACCAGCGCCGCCGACAACATCACCAAGCTCAATCTCGAGCTGGGCGGCAAGGCGCCGGCCATCGTCCTCGACGATGCCGATATCGGCCAGGCGGTCCGAGCGATCCGTGGCTCGCGCATCATCAACAGCGGCCAGGTCTGCAACTGTGCCGAGCGGGTCTACGTGCAGCGCGGCGTCGCCGACGAGTTCATCGAACGCATGGCCAAGGCGATGGGGGCGACCACCTATGGCGATCCGCTGGCCCAGCCCGACGTCGAGATGGGCCCGCTGATCAACCAGGCAGGCCTCGACAAGGTCGGTGCCATGGTCAAGACCGCGCTGGCCGACGGCGCCGAGTTGGTCACCGGCGGCGGCCTCGGCGACCAACCCCGCGGCTACCACTACCAGCCCACCGTGCTGACCGGCTGCCGGCAGGACATGCAGATCATGCGCCAGGAGGTGTTCGGCCCGGTGCTGCCGATCCAGGTGGTCGAGGACATGGACGAGGCCATCGCCCTGGCCAACGACTCCGACTACGGCCTGACCTCGTCGATCTACACCCGGAACCTGGCCAGTGCCATGCGAGCCTGCCGCGAGATCGACTACGGCGAGACCTACATCAACCGCGAGAACTTCGAGGCCATGCAGGGCTTCCACGCCGGGGTGCGCAAGTCGGGCATCGGCGGTGCCGACGGCAAGCACGGCCTCTACGAGTACACCCACAGCCATGTGGTCTACCTCGAGACCTGA